The following proteins come from a genomic window of Actinomycetota bacterium:
- a CDS encoding universal stress protein yields MAKKILIATDGSEPAMDAARYAFQIAAKMGLSLTGLRVVDIDRYASDWGAVRDTVAGELEEHARRILGELEAEAGKAGLEVDLQVRHGDSSREIIRFAQEDPDVAMIVLGATGRRRLGRQLIGSTAERVVRQVGRDLACPVVVVPSASATPGARLDLE; encoded by the coding sequence GTGGCGAAGAAGATCCTCATAGCGACGGACGGTTCGGAACCGGCCATGGACGCCGCCCGCTACGCTTTTCAGATAGCCGCCAAGATGGGGCTCAGCCTCACCGGCCTGCGCGTCGTCGATATCGACCGCTATGCTTCCGATTGGGGAGCGGTGCGCGACACAGTCGCCGGCGAACTCGAAGAGCACGCCCGCCGCATCCTGGGCGAGCTTGAGGCCGAAGCCGGCAAAGCCGGGCTCGAGGTCGATCTGCAGGTTCGCCACGGCGATTCCTCGCGGGAGATAATCCGTTTTGCCCAGGAAGACCCCGACGTGGCCATGATCGTGCTGGGCGCCACCGGCCGCCGGCGCCTGGGACGCCAGCTCATCGGCAGTACCGCGGAGCGGGTGGTCCGGCAGGTCGGGCGCGATCTCGCCTGTCCGGTCGTGGTCGTTCCCAGCGCTTCCGCCACCCCCGGCGCGAGGCTGGATCTGGAGTAA
- a CDS encoding cation:proton antiporter yields the protein METFELYLLLLGLLLVLGALLSGLANRSILSLAIVFLGAGMVLGSQGFGLINESASSPFVQRVTELTLLVILFVDGLEVERGVVRRGWRVPLRSLLIAMPLTAIVTAAAARFIIGLSWPQSLLLGALLSPTDPVLTSSVVTNRKIPSAIRNSLNLESGFNDGLALPAVLIFALALQIGGVGGAEHAWWRFLTFDLLIGATVGVAGAFLAVRLLRLFRGRLSLVPHYRSLYAFAVALLLYGISILLTGNGFITVYVAGIVFAGAVEGDTAVFARFSRDVGEVLKLATFVIFGSLLTFSLLLGDGASGILFAVFVLFAARAIALLPALAGTRLDWPQRLFMSWFGPKGVACIAYSLLVLSMDVPEGQRIFQLTALVVFGSIIFHSASDTPLANWFGSRTK from the coding sequence ATGGAAACCTTCGAATTATACCTTTTGTTACTGGGACTGCTGCTGGTACTCGGGGCGCTGCTTTCAGGACTAGCCAACCGCAGCATCCTCTCGCTGGCGATCGTCTTTCTCGGCGCCGGCATGGTCCTGGGAAGCCAGGGCTTCGGCCTCATCAATGAGAGCGCTTCCTCGCCGTTCGTACAACGGGTCACGGAACTCACCCTGCTGGTGATCCTGTTCGTCGACGGCCTCGAGGTCGAGAGGGGAGTGGTCCGGAGGGGTTGGCGCGTTCCGCTGCGCTCGCTGCTTATCGCCATGCCGCTGACCGCGATCGTCACCGCCGCCGCCGCCCGCTTCATCATCGGGCTGAGCTGGCCGCAGTCGCTTCTGCTCGGGGCGCTGCTGAGCCCGACCGATCCTGTGTTGACCTCCTCAGTCGTCACCAACCGCAAGATCCCGTCGGCGATCAGAAACAGCCTCAACCTGGAGTCGGGGTTCAATGACGGGCTGGCGCTGCCGGCAGTGCTCATCTTCGCGCTGGCGCTTCAGATCGGCGGCGTTGGTGGCGCCGAGCATGCCTGGTGGCGTTTTCTTACTTTCGACCTGCTCATCGGCGCCACCGTCGGCGTCGCCGGCGCCTTCCTGGCCGTGCGCCTGCTGCGCCTGTTTCGGGGGCGGCTCAGCCTTGTGCCTCATTACCGCTCGCTTTACGCCTTCGCCGTGGCGCTGTTGCTCTATGGCATCTCGATCCTGCTCACCGGCAACGGTTTCATAACCGTATATGTGGCCGGGATCGTCTTCGCCGGCGCCGTCGAGGGCGACACCGCCGTTTTTGCGCGCTTCAGCCGCGACGTTGGCGAGGTGCTCAAACTGGCGACCTTTGTGATCTTCGGCAGCCTGCTTACCTTCAGCCTGCTGCTGGGTGACGGCGCCAGCGGCATCCTCTTCGCCGTCTTCGTCCTCTTCGCCGCCCGGGCCATCGCGTTGCTGCCGGCGCTTGCCGGCACCAGGCTCGACTGGCCCCAGAGGCTGTTCATGTCCTGGTTCGGCCCCAAGGGCGTGGCCTGCATCGCCTATTCGCTGCTGGTGCTCTCCATGGATGTGCCGGAAGGGCAACGCATCTTCCAGCTGACGGCGCTGGTGGTCTTCGGTTCGATCATCTTCCACAGCGCCTCGGATACGCCTCTGGCCAACTGGTTCGGTTCGCGGACGAAATAA
- a CDS encoding universal stress protein, producing the protein MAGHRNLLVTVNGSAEAQHEDSQALKEGLRLAADENCWVTVLEVVAPYEGEIDLTGIRNIRQVLTSDRSGEARAWNRALRREDAARVRVEQGELPETINRVAAEEGCDLIIMGVRKRGGLLRRFMEGNLVHRVTSGAPCSVMVVDS; encoded by the coding sequence ATGGCCGGCCACAGGAATCTGCTGGTCACCGTCAACGGCTCCGCCGAAGCGCAGCACGAGGATTCGCAGGCGCTGAAGGAGGGCTTGCGTCTGGCGGCGGATGAGAACTGCTGGGTCACGGTGCTGGAGGTGGTCGCCCCTTACGAGGGCGAAATCGACCTCACCGGCATCAGGAACATCCGCCAGGTGCTGACATCCGACAGGTCCGGCGAAGCCCGGGCCTGGAACCGGGCTCTCCGCAGGGAGGACGCCGCCCGCGTCAGGGTGGAACAGGGCGAGCTGCCGGAGACGATCAACCGGGTCGCGGCGGAAGAAGGTTGCGACCTCATCATCATGGGTGTCCGCAAGCGGGGCGGGCTACTGCGCCGCTTCATGGAAGGCAACCTGGTCCACCGGGTCACCAGCGGCGCTCCCTGCTCGGTGATGGTTGTTGATTCCTAG
- a CDS encoding universal stress protein: METLSWAKAHGSKVTIVHAVFFDSEEFSISPSQLEERLCRGKEACEKAVADYSPEFGVDLEYLVVQGEPHEVIPAVARERGADLIAMGTYGRRGIRRMIMGSVTSGVILDAPCDVLVVKKHCEDCTGEYRRILVPYDDSEFSKKAVSRIESITNSRIAESSATILYVIPRYEEMVGFFRTEAIEKRLREEATRVVLGGEKIAASEGITANTMVEEGNPADKIVETANGLGSDLIVLGSHGWHGLSRSILGSTTERVIAHSNIPVLVVR; the protein is encoded by the coding sequence GTGGAGACGCTCTCGTGGGCCAAGGCCCACGGCAGCAAGGTCACGATCGTGCACGCGGTGTTCTTTGATTCCGAGGAGTTCAGCATCTCGCCGAGCCAGCTGGAGGAACGGCTCTGCCGCGGCAAGGAAGCCTGCGAGAAAGCAGTCGCCGATTATTCCCCCGAGTTTGGAGTCGACCTCGAATACCTGGTCGTGCAGGGTGAGCCGCATGAAGTCATTCCGGCCGTTGCCCGCGAGCGTGGAGCGGACCTGATCGCCATGGGCACCTACGGGCGCCGGGGCATCCGCCGCATGATCATGGGCAGCGTCACCTCGGGGGTCATACTCGATGCTCCCTGCGACGTGCTGGTGGTGAAGAAGCATTGCGAGGACTGCACCGGCGAGTACCGGCGCATACTCGTGCCTTATGACGACTCGGAGTTCAGCAAGAAAGCCGTCAGCCGTATCGAGAGCATCACCAATTCGCGCATCGCCGAGTCCTCGGCCACCATCCTCTACGTGATTCCACGCTACGAGGAGATGGTCGGCTTCTTCCGCACCGAAGCGATCGAGAAAAGGCTGCGCGAGGAGGCGACCAGGGTCGTCCTCGGCGGTGAGAAGATCGCCGCCAGTGAGGGCATCACCGCCAATACCATGGTCGAGGAAGGAAACCCCGCCGACAAGATCGTGGAAACGGCCAACGGCCTCGGCAGCGATCTGATCGTGCTCGGCAGCCACGGCTGGCACGGCCTCAGCCGGTCCATCCTGGGCAGCACCACCGAGCGCGTCATCGCCCACTCCAACATCCCGGTGCTGGTGGTGCGTTGA
- a CDS encoding TIGR02186 family protein, giving the protein MKHNLTKYVVLLIAVLSGFAVLTPSAWAALTLKANHDDIQINLGYHGSTVSVAGISDPSVDLIMKITPASGNAQEKMMRKEREAGILWMNVEQLTLDNVPELYLIKSTKPVADLLDPATLKTEGIGYDAVQSSLRITPTPSPEQREKLLGDFIKYKQSLNVYSQSVGDVEMEPDPAGESYYTVFDWPYQAPPDDYMVTVYAVKDGKIQDKAESPVKVEETGTIKALDDMARNNAALYGTAAIGVALTAGFGVGLVFKGGGSH; this is encoded by the coding sequence ATGAAACACAATTTGACCAAATATGTTGTCTTGCTGATCGCGGTATTGTCGGGATTTGCCGTCCTGACCCCGAGCGCCTGGGCGGCGCTCACGTTGAAGGCGAATCATGATGATATCCAGATCAATTTAGGCTATCACGGCAGCACCGTCAGCGTTGCGGGTATTTCTGACCCCAGCGTTGACCTGATAATGAAAATAACTCCGGCTTCGGGCAATGCGCAAGAGAAGATGATGCGCAAAGAGCGGGAAGCCGGTATCCTCTGGATGAATGTCGAGCAACTTACTCTGGACAATGTGCCTGAGTTGTACTTGATCAAGAGCACCAAGCCGGTTGCCGACCTGCTCGACCCTGCGACCCTGAAGACAGAGGGCATCGGCTACGACGCCGTCCAGAGCAGCCTCAGGATCACGCCGACCCCCAGCCCCGAACAGCGGGAAAAGCTGCTTGGCGATTTCATCAAGTATAAGCAGTCGCTTAACGTCTATTCACAGTCGGTGGGCGATGTTGAAATGGAACCTGATCCGGCCGGCGAGTCCTACTACACTGTATTCGACTGGCCCTATCAGGCTCCGCCGGACGATTACATGGTCACGGTCTATGCCGTCAAGGACGGCAAGATACAAGACAAAGCCGAATCGCCGGTCAAGGTCGAGGAGACGGGAACGATCAAAGCCCTCGATGACATGGCGCGGAACAACGCCGCCCTTTACGGCACCGCCGCGATCGGCGTGGCGCTGACCGCGGGCTTCGGCGTCGGCCTCGTCTTCAAAGGTGGTGGTTCGCACTGA
- a CDS encoding sulfite exporter TauE/SafE family protein, producing MYIYLPVAHTSVNILIPIALGLSVGLLSGLFGVGGGFLMTPLLIMLGIPSTVAAATDSNQIVAASTSGTYAHWKLGNVDFKMGSVLLAGGFAGGLVGVEVIKVLKAMGNADFVIKLTYVLMLGIVGSYMFAESVSAIRKRRKKQEVEEAPKADSKVTRFLASLPFQNSPAGSGVTHSYLVPGFFGIFVGLLAAVMGVGGGFLLVPIMVYMLRMPMHVVVGTSLFQILFNCIEVTFLQAFTNHTVDFMLALLLLVGSTLGAQVGTIFGRKLKGEQLKILLAILVLAVTVKMITDLTLTPDLLLGPAGGHGG from the coding sequence ATGTATATATACCTTCCGGTTGCGCATACTAGTGTCAACATCCTCATCCCAATCGCTTTGGGGCTGTCGGTCGGGCTGCTGTCCGGGCTCTTCGGCGTCGGCGGCGGCTTCCTGATGACGCCGCTGCTGATCATGCTGGGCATCCCATCGACCGTGGCTGCGGCCACCGACTCCAACCAGATTGTCGCAGCTTCCACATCGGGCACCTACGCCCACTGGAAACTCGGCAACGTCGACTTCAAGATGGGCTCCGTCCTGCTGGCAGGTGGTTTTGCCGGTGGTCTTGTCGGGGTCGAAGTCATCAAGGTCCTCAAGGCGATGGGCAACGCTGACTTCGTCATCAAACTGACTTACGTATTAATGCTCGGAATCGTCGGCAGCTACATGTTCGCCGAAAGTGTCTCAGCGATCAGAAAGAGAAGGAAAAAGCAGGAAGTTGAGGAAGCACCGAAAGCCGATTCGAAGGTAACTCGCTTCCTGGCGTCGCTGCCCTTCCAGAACTCGCCGGCCGGATCAGGTGTCACCCATTCCTACCTGGTGCCGGGCTTCTTCGGAATCTTCGTCGGCCTGCTGGCCGCGGTCATGGGCGTAGGCGGCGGCTTCCTTCTGGTTCCCATCATGGTCTACATGCTCAGGATGCCAATGCACGTCGTCGTGGGAACCAGCCTCTTCCAGATTCTGTTCAACTGTATAGAGGTCACTTTCCTGCAGGCTTTCACGAACCATACTGTAGATTTCATGCTCGCCCTGCTCCTGCTCGTCGGCTCCACGCTCGGCGCTCAGGTCGGGACGATTTTCGGCCGCAAACTCAAGGGGGAGCAGCTCAAGATCCTGCTGGCGATTCTGGTGCTGGCAGTAACCGTGAAGATGATCACCGATCTCACCCTGACCCCGGATCTCTTACTGGGCCCGGCGGGAGGTCATGGAGGATGA